From one Streptomyces sp. R41 genomic stretch:
- the glpK gene encoding glycerol kinase GlpK, whose protein sequence is MADFVGAVDQGTTSTRFMIFDHAGNEVAKHQLEHAQILPRSGWVEHDPVEIWERTNSVMQNALRHGNLSAEDLAAIGITNQRETTVVWDPRNGRPYYNAIVWQDTRTDSIAAALERSGQGDVIRRKAGLPPATYFSGGKIQWILENVDGVREAAEQGHALFGNTDCWVLWNLTGGPHGGIHATDVTNASRTMLMDLETLDWDDELLGFFNIPRQMLPTINPSSHREAYGVTRTTRPLQAAIPIAGVLGDQQAATVGQVCYAPGEAKNTYGTGNFLVLNTGTELVRSQNGLLTTVAYQFGDSPAIYALEGSIAVTGSAVQWLRDQMKIIKNAADSETLARTVEDNGGVYFVPAFSGLFAPYWRSDARGAIVGLARYNDNGHLARATLEAICYQSRDVVEAMEQDSGVHLDVLKVDGGVTANDLCMQIQADVLGVPVSRPVVAETTALGAAYAAGLATGFWQDTDELRTHWQESKRWEPEWSDDQRAEGYAGWKKAVERTLDWATVE, encoded by the coding sequence ATGGCGGACTTCGTGGGCGCGGTGGACCAAGGGACCACCAGCACTCGTTTCATGATCTTCGACCACGCCGGCAACGAGGTGGCGAAGCACCAGCTGGAGCACGCCCAGATCCTTCCGCGCTCGGGCTGGGTCGAGCACGACCCGGTGGAGATCTGGGAGCGCACCAACTCCGTGATGCAGAACGCTCTGCGGCACGGGAACCTGTCGGCGGAAGACCTGGCGGCGATCGGCATCACCAATCAGCGTGAGACCACCGTTGTCTGGGATCCGCGCAACGGCCGCCCCTACTACAACGCCATCGTCTGGCAGGACACGCGCACCGACTCCATCGCCGCGGCCCTGGAACGCTCGGGCCAGGGCGACGTCATCCGCCGCAAGGCGGGGCTGCCGCCGGCGACGTACTTCTCCGGCGGCAAGATCCAGTGGATTCTGGAGAACGTCGACGGCGTCCGCGAGGCGGCGGAGCAGGGACACGCCCTCTTCGGCAACACGGACTGCTGGGTCCTGTGGAACCTGACCGGCGGCCCCCACGGCGGCATCCACGCCACCGATGTGACCAACGCCAGCCGCACCATGCTGATGGACCTGGAAACCCTCGACTGGGACGACGAGTTGCTGGGCTTCTTCAACATCCCACGGCAGATGCTGCCCACCATCAACCCCTCGTCCCACCGGGAGGCGTACGGGGTTACGCGCACCACCCGGCCACTGCAGGCCGCCATCCCCATCGCCGGGGTGCTCGGCGACCAGCAGGCGGCCACCGTCGGACAGGTCTGCTACGCGCCCGGCGAGGCCAAGAACACCTACGGCACCGGCAACTTCCTGGTGCTCAACACCGGTACGGAACTGGTCCGTTCGCAGAATGGCTTGCTCACCACGGTGGCGTACCAGTTCGGCGACAGCCCGGCGATCTACGCCCTGGAGGGATCCATCGCGGTCACCGGGTCCGCGGTGCAGTGGCTGCGCGACCAAATGAAGATCATCAAGAACGCGGCCGACAGCGAGACCCTGGCCCGCACCGTCGAGGACAACGGCGGCGTGTACTTCGTCCCCGCGTTCTCGGGCCTGTTCGCCCCCTACTGGCGCTCCGACGCCCGCGGCGCGATCGTCGGCCTCGCCCGGTACAACGACAACGGCCACCTGGCCCGGGCGACTCTGGAAGCCATCTGCTACCAGAGCCGTGACGTCGTCGAGGCCATGGAACAGGACTCCGGCGTCCACCTCGACGTGCTCAAGGTCGACGGCGGCGTCACCGCCAACGACCTGTGCATGCAGATCCAGGCCGACGTCCTCGGGGTACCGGTCAGCCGCCCGGTCGTGGCCGAGACCACCGCGCTCGGCGCCGCCTACGCGGCGGGCCTGGCCACCGGCTTCTGGCAGGACACCGACGAACTGCGCACCCACTGGCAGGAGTCCAAGCGCTGGGAGCCCGAGTGGTCGGACGACCAGCGCGCGGAGGGTTACGCGGGCTGGAAGAAGGCGGTGGAGCGCACGCTCGACTGGGCCACGGTCGAATAG
- a CDS encoding glycoside hydrolase family 5 protein, giving the protein MRKIPARTRFTPRLRAAFVAILIAGTSGTTIAGSPAYAAPSGDTTQFKGVNWADPRDNFADDPVVLSGLSTSDSYAQTYAKASRVISAFRANLGANTVRLPINPYTVNGAYWKSYRAVIDAASAKGFKVIVSYWEGTGSRKDGFIDDPATYWPMWNTVVDAYKDDPRVYFEPMNEPHGYTDAEWADIAARWLATYPSVPRNRVFVSGAGYNDHVTSVCADPRLKGTYLSLHHYGFWKDYATYDQWVADLKERIGDCAGRTVADEFGAPMTTGLDYNKPAPSNNYINYVQAVTDTFRQLKMGSVYWPGLRTDDTYSLQTLTGDPARPWLATTNQSGADRLAWGWGRGKPVRP; this is encoded by the coding sequence ATGCGCAAAATCCCCGCCAGAACCCGCTTCACCCCGCGGCTGCGGGCCGCCTTCGTGGCCATCCTGATCGCGGGCACCAGCGGCACAACCATCGCCGGCAGCCCCGCCTACGCCGCGCCGAGCGGAGACACGACCCAGTTCAAGGGGGTCAACTGGGCCGATCCCCGCGACAACTTCGCCGACGACCCCGTCGTGCTGTCCGGCCTGTCGACCTCCGACAGCTACGCACAGACCTACGCCAAGGCGAGCCGGGTGATCTCGGCATTCCGCGCGAACCTCGGCGCCAACACCGTACGGCTGCCCATCAACCCGTACACCGTCAACGGCGCCTACTGGAAGTCGTATCGCGCGGTCATCGACGCGGCGTCGGCCAAGGGCTTCAAGGTCATCGTCTCCTACTGGGAGGGCACGGGCTCCCGCAAGGACGGCTTCATCGACGACCCTGCCACCTACTGGCCCATGTGGAACACCGTGGTCGACGCGTACAAGGACGATCCGCGGGTCTACTTCGAGCCGATGAACGAGCCCCACGGCTACACCGACGCCGAGTGGGCCGACATCGCCGCGCGATGGCTGGCCACCTACCCCTCGGTCCCCCGCAACCGGGTGTTCGTCAGCGGCGCCGGCTACAACGACCACGTCACCTCCGTCTGCGCCGATCCGCGCCTGAAGGGCACCTACCTGTCGCTGCACCACTACGGGTTCTGGAAGGACTACGCCACCTACGACCAGTGGGTGGCCGACCTCAAGGAGCGCATCGGTGACTGCGCGGGCCGGACCGTCGCCGACGAGTTCGGCGCCCCGATGACCACCGGCCTCGACTACAACAAGCCGGCTCCCTCCAACAACTACATCAACTACGTTCAGGCCGTCACCGACACCTTCCGCCAGCTCAAGATGGGTTCCGTCTACTGGCCCGGCCTGCGTACCGACGACACCTACTCGCTGCAGACCCTGACAGGCGATCCCGCCCGGCCGTGGCTGGCCACCACCAACCAGTCAGGCGCCGACCGGCTCGCCTGGGGCTGGGGACGGGGCAAGCCTGTCCGACCCTGA
- the fusA gene encoding elongation factor G codes for MRTDLHRHLTSPLTAVRNLGILAHVDAGKTTVTERILYLTGTTHKRGEVHDGTTVTDFDSQERDRGITIFAAAVSCAWDGHRINLIDTPGHVDFSDEVERSLRVLDGAIAVFDAVAGVEPQSESVWRRADRHGVPRIAFVNKLDRAGADLDVAVESIRERLHPAPLVVQLPIGTEDGFTGVVDLLRMRSLVWADGSDTVEEGPVPEALRDEAHRRRGLLQEAVAELHPVALEEFCARSTVSAATLTSALRDLTRTGEGVVVLCGSAYRNRGIEPLLEAVVAYLPSPLDVPAVRGTGSGAAQERLADTEAPFAGLVFKVNATATGRLTYVRVYSGTIDKGEAVLDVGARRTERVSRILRVQADRYAELDRAVAGDIVALIGPKSARVGATLCAPTAPLLLEPPVVADPVVSVAVEARRSIDTDRLVSALARLREEDPSLTVRTDPETGQTVLSGMGELHLEVAVEKIRRAQGLEVAVGRPKVAYRETVTRGVSGLVYRHAKQDGGAGQFAHVVLDVEPLEADPNSVEASATGFEFRSAVIGGRVPTEYVRAVEAGCRDALAEGPLGGHPVTGLRVTLTDGATHPKDSSEMAFRTAGRLGLREALRAGAMELLEPVVEVTVTVPDDAVGGVLGDLAARRGRVSGSLTRAGAAVITATVPLAELFGYATRLRSRTQGRGVFTARPTGYAPAPSGASNGTASW; via the coding sequence GTGCGTACCGACCTGCACCGTCATCTCACCAGTCCGCTGACCGCCGTCCGCAACCTGGGCATCCTCGCCCACGTCGACGCCGGCAAGACCACTGTCACCGAGCGGATCCTGTACCTCACCGGGACCACCCACAAGCGTGGTGAGGTCCACGACGGCACCACCGTCACCGACTTCGACTCCCAGGAGCGCGATCGTGGAATCACCATCTTCGCCGCGGCCGTGAGCTGCGCCTGGGACGGCCACCGGATCAACCTGATCGACACGCCCGGCCATGTCGACTTCTCCGACGAGGTGGAGCGCTCGCTGCGGGTCCTCGACGGTGCGATCGCGGTGTTCGACGCCGTGGCGGGCGTCGAGCCGCAGAGCGAGTCGGTGTGGCGGCGGGCCGACCGGCACGGCGTGCCGAGGATCGCCTTCGTCAACAAGCTGGACCGCGCCGGTGCCGACCTCGACGTCGCGGTCGAGTCGATTCGGGAGCGGCTCCATCCGGCCCCGCTGGTCGTCCAGTTGCCGATCGGCACCGAGGACGGCTTCACCGGGGTGGTGGATCTGCTGCGGATGCGGTCGTTGGTCTGGGCCGATGGCAGCGACACGGTCGAGGAGGGGCCGGTGCCGGAAGCCCTGCGGGACGAAGCGCACCGTCGGCGCGGGCTACTGCAGGAAGCCGTGGCGGAGCTCCATCCGGTCGCACTCGAGGAGTTCTGTGCCCGGTCCACGGTCTCCGCGGCGACACTGACCTCCGCGCTGCGCGACCTGACCCGTACCGGTGAGGGCGTCGTGGTGCTGTGCGGCTCGGCCTACCGCAACCGCGGGATCGAGCCGCTGCTGGAGGCGGTCGTGGCCTATCTGCCCTCGCCGCTCGACGTGCCGGCCGTACGCGGCACCGGCAGCGGCGCGGCGCAGGAACGGCTCGCCGACACCGAGGCGCCGTTCGCGGGCCTGGTGTTCAAAGTGAACGCGACCGCCACCGGGCGGCTGACGTATGTGCGGGTGTACTCGGGAACGATCGACAAGGGAGAGGCGGTGTTGGACGTGGGCGCTCGGCGCACGGAGCGCGTCAGCCGGATTCTGCGGGTCCAGGCCGACCGGTACGCGGAGCTGGACCGGGCGGTGGCCGGTGACATCGTCGCGCTGATCGGCCCGAAGTCCGCTCGCGTTGGGGCGACCCTGTGCGCACCCACGGCTCCCTTGCTGCTCGAACCGCCGGTCGTCGCGGATCCGGTCGTCTCCGTGGCCGTCGAGGCCCGCAGGAGCATCGATACCGACCGCCTGGTGTCGGCGTTGGCACGTCTGCGAGAGGAGGATCCTTCGCTGACGGTGCGGACGGATCCCGAGACCGGACAGACCGTGCTGTCGGGGATGGGCGAGCTGCACTTGGAGGTGGCGGTCGAGAAGATCCGGCGCGCCCAGGGGCTGGAGGTCGCCGTCGGTCGGCCGAAGGTGGCCTACCGGGAGACGGTGACCCGAGGGGTGTCGGGGCTCGTGTACCGGCATGCCAAACAGGACGGAGGCGCCGGTCAGTTCGCCCATGTCGTCCTCGATGTGGAGCCGCTGGAGGCCGACCCGAACAGCGTCGAGGCGAGCGCGACCGGCTTCGAGTTCCGCTCGGCGGTCATCGGTGGCCGGGTGCCGACGGAGTACGTCCGCGCGGTGGAGGCCGGTTGCAGGGACGCGCTCGCCGAGGGACCGCTCGGCGGCCACCCGGTGACCGGGCTGCGCGTCACCCTGACCGACGGGGCGACCCATCCGAAGGACTCCTCGGAGATGGCGTTCCGCACGGCCGGCCGACTCGGGCTCCGCGAAGCACTGCGCGCCGGCGCTATGGAACTCCTGGAACCGGTCGTCGAAGTCACCGTCACCGTGCCCGACGACGCCGTGGGCGGAGTGCTCGGCGACCTGGCGGCACGGCGTGGCCGGGTCTCGGGATCGCTCACGCGAGCCGGTGCGGCGGTGATCACGGCCACCGTTCCGCTGGCCGAACTGTTCGGCTACGCCACGCGGTTGCGCAGCCGGACCCAGGGCCGGGGAGTCTTCACGGCCCGCCCCACCGGATACGCTCCGGCACCGTCCGGGGCGTCCAACGGGACGGCGTCCTGGTAG
- a CDS encoding YqjF family protein, with translation MSTTARISEPVTPDAPTALKRPLLTQQWLDLAFVHWAVDPADVAGLLPDGTVPDVLDGITYVGLVAFRMHRVGWLGSPGVPYLGTFPETNVRLYSVDAHGRRGVVFRSMDAARLVPVVMGRAGFRLPYVWSRMAVHADDDLITYTSSRRWPGPRGAYSRIVVRRGEPVAEPTELEHFLTARWGMHNTFFGDTGYLPNEHPRWPLHRAELLACEENLLAAADMPTPLGEPVSVLYSPGVPVRLGRPARPGGIPTP, from the coding sequence GTGTCGACCACCGCGCGGATATCCGAGCCCGTCACCCCGGACGCCCCCACGGCCTTGAAGCGGCCGTTGCTCACTCAGCAGTGGCTCGATCTCGCCTTCGTCCACTGGGCTGTCGACCCGGCCGATGTCGCCGGGCTGTTGCCGGACGGAACCGTCCCCGACGTGCTCGACGGGATCACCTACGTCGGCCTGGTCGCTTTCCGGATGCACCGGGTCGGCTGGCTCGGGTCGCCGGGGGTGCCGTATCTGGGCACGTTCCCGGAGACGAACGTGCGCCTGTACTCCGTGGACGCACATGGCCGGCGCGGCGTGGTCTTCCGGTCGATGGACGCCGCCAGGCTCGTGCCCGTAGTGATGGGAAGGGCCGGCTTCCGGCTTCCGTACGTGTGGTCCCGCATGGCCGTCCATGCCGACGACGACCTCATCACCTACACCAGCTCCCGGCGCTGGCCCGGGCCGCGCGGCGCGTACAGCCGGATCGTCGTGCGCCGGGGTGAACCGGTAGCGGAACCCACCGAGTTGGAGCACTTCCTGACCGCCCGCTGGGGCATGCACAACACGTTCTTCGGCGACACCGGATATCTGCCGAACGAGCATCCGCGCTGGCCGCTGCACCGCGCGGAGCTCCTCGCGTGCGAGGAGAACCTGCTCGCAGCGGCCGACATGCCCACGCCGCTGGGCGAACCGGTCAGCGTCCTGTACTCACCGGGCGTCCCGGTCCGGCTCGGGCGTCCGGCCCGGCCGGGTGGCATCCCGACCCCCTGA
- a CDS encoding PP2C family protein-serine/threonine phosphatase, with protein MEQSSGRGLVAIPLALIVVITVVDIRSPADVHLGPLLVIAPALTASFSGPRLTAAVGALAVAAQAFIAVLHGGLTTTNHISQIIALFVLSSLVVFVCYVQERRARELSRARSVAETAQRVLLRPPPRRIGPLRVAWLYLAAEDETQIGGDLFAVARSEDASTRVIIGDVRGKGLASIGEASVVLGAFREGAHRYATLPELTAALEVSVCRDLEDVADTRNDPGEHFITALVLDIPDDDSPIELINCGHPPPLLLHDGKVTVLQARHPIPPLGMCALPASSHRPDPFTFECGDILLLYTDGVIEARSPAGAFYPLADRVASFPTSSPDTLLHHIHDDLLAHVGDQPADDAALLIIERTASHHLHRPHFTRPADGHHRLSKGPALPTEG; from the coding sequence GTGGAGCAGTCGTCGGGCCGCGGGCTGGTGGCGATTCCGCTCGCGCTGATCGTAGTGATCACCGTGGTGGACATCCGCTCTCCTGCCGATGTCCATCTCGGGCCGTTGCTGGTGATCGCCCCCGCGCTCACCGCCTCCTTCTCCGGGCCACGGCTGACCGCTGCGGTGGGGGCTCTGGCGGTGGCTGCCCAGGCATTCATCGCGGTGTTGCACGGCGGGCTGACGACGACCAACCACATCTCGCAGATCATCGCCCTTTTCGTGCTCTCGTCACTGGTGGTTTTCGTCTGCTACGTACAGGAGCGGCGTGCTCGGGAGCTGAGCCGCGCACGATCGGTCGCCGAGACGGCGCAGCGGGTTCTGCTGCGGCCTCCGCCCCGCCGGATCGGACCGTTGCGGGTGGCCTGGCTGTATCTGGCCGCCGAGGACGAGACCCAGATCGGAGGCGACCTGTTCGCGGTCGCCCGCTCCGAGGATGCCTCCACCCGGGTGATCATCGGAGACGTGCGCGGCAAGGGCCTGGCCTCGATCGGTGAGGCATCGGTCGTGCTGGGCGCGTTTCGAGAGGGTGCCCATCGGTACGCCACGTTGCCCGAGCTCACGGCGGCTCTGGAGGTGAGCGTGTGCCGCGATCTGGAGGACGTGGCCGATACCAGGAACGACCCCGGCGAACACTTCATCACCGCGCTCGTACTGGACATCCCCGACGACGACTCACCAATCGAGTTGATCAACTGCGGCCATCCACCGCCCCTGCTGCTGCACGATGGCAAGGTCACGGTCCTGCAGGCCCGCCACCCCATACCCCCGCTGGGCATGTGCGCACTGCCCGCATCAAGCCACCGGCCCGACCCGTTCACCTTCGAATGCGGCGACATCCTGCTGCTCTACACCGACGGCGTCATCGAAGCGCGCTCACCGGCGGGTGCCTTCTACCCTCTCGCCGACCGGGTCGCCTCCTTCCCCACCTCCAGCCCCGACACCCTGCTGCACCACATTCACGACGACCTGCTCGCCCACGTCGGCGACCAACCCGCCGACGACGCCGCCCTCCTGATCATCGAACGCACCGCCTCCCACCACCTCCACCGACCGCACTTCACCCGCCCTGCCGACGGCCACCACCGGCTCTCCAAGGGACCCGCCCTACCCACAGAGGGCTGA
- a CDS encoding MIP/aquaporin family protein produces MAERLKRLGLIGEVSAEFLGTMILILFGVGVVAQVVAGGALTTPPGGLGNHDSIAWAWGIGVTMGVYVAARLSGAHLNPAVTVALATFKGFPWRKVVPYVLAQTAGAFVAALIVRWNYTEALAKADPGHTIKTQFVFSTLPANGNTNLPVYEWGAFRDQVIGTAILLLLILAITDLLNTPPGANMAPFIIGLVVVGIGMAWGTLAGYAINPARDFGPRLASFITGYGGAWRDQYGNLYYWVPIVGPLIGGVLGAGLYKLFIGRFLPTAEPEPPGRVPAPED; encoded by the coding sequence ATGGCTGAGCGACTCAAAAGGCTGGGGCTCATCGGCGAGGTGTCTGCCGAATTCCTCGGCACCATGATTCTCATCCTCTTCGGTGTCGGCGTGGTGGCCCAAGTGGTCGCCGGTGGAGCCCTCACGACGCCACCCGGTGGCCTCGGCAACCACGACAGCATCGCCTGGGCGTGGGGTATCGGTGTCACCATGGGCGTCTATGTCGCAGCACGGCTGAGCGGTGCGCATCTCAATCCCGCGGTGACCGTCGCCCTGGCCACGTTCAAGGGGTTCCCCTGGCGCAAAGTGGTGCCCTACGTGCTGGCCCAGACGGCCGGCGCCTTCGTGGCGGCTCTCATCGTGCGCTGGAACTACACCGAGGCGCTGGCGAAGGCAGACCCCGGACACACCATCAAGACACAGTTCGTGTTCTCGACGCTCCCCGCCAACGGCAATACGAACCTGCCGGTCTACGAGTGGGGCGCGTTTCGTGACCAGGTCATCGGCACGGCGATTCTGCTGCTGCTGATCCTGGCGATCACGGACCTGCTCAACACGCCCCCCGGCGCCAACATGGCCCCGTTCATCATCGGCCTGGTCGTCGTGGGGATCGGCATGGCATGGGGCACCCTCGCGGGCTACGCGATCAACCCGGCACGTGACTTCGGTCCCCGGCTGGCCAGTTTCATCACGGGGTACGGCGGAGCATGGCGAGATCAGTACGGGAACCTCTACTACTGGGTGCCGATCGTCGGTCCGCTGATCGGTGGTGTGCTCGGCGCCGGCCTGTACAAGCTCTTCATCGGTCGGTTCCTGCCCACGGCAGAGCCCGAGCCCCCCGGACGTGTCCCCGCCCCCGAGGACTGA